The DNA region AGCGCATCCTGCCCCGGACCTGATCCGGGGCCTCCTGGTCAATCCCGAGGTAGAGGTCCCGGATCATGTCCGGGACGTAAGGAGCTCCAATCCATGCGCCTGAGACTGGTTCCCAAGGAAACCTCCATCGATTTCTTCTCGCGCTGGAAGCTCTGGTTCGGGATCTCGGCACTCCTGATGGTGCTCGCCTTCGGCTCCTACCTGATCCAGGGGCTGAATTTCGGGATCGATTTTCGCGGCGGCACGGCGATCCGCACCGAATCCACCCAGCCCGTGGACGTGGGCGCCTACCGCGACGCGCTTCAGGCCCTCGAGCTCGGGGATGTCTCGATCTCGGAGGTGTTCGATCCGACCTTCGGGCCCGACGAGAACGTGGCCCAGATTTCCATCCAGGCGCAGGAGGGGCAGGAGAGCGTCACCGCCGCCACGATCAACGCCGTGGCCGAGGCGCTCTCGGCCATCGATCCCGGCATGCAGCTTCCCTTTCCAAGCGTGGAATCGGTGGGTCCCACTGTCTCGGGCGAGCTCATCCAGACGGCGATCATCGCCGTGCTCCTCGCGATCGGGGCGGTGCTGATCTACATCTGGCTGCGCTTCGAGTGGCAATTCGCCCTGGGCGCCGTGGCGGCCCTCGTCCACGACGTGATCCTCACGATCGGCATCTTCAGCGAGCTTCAGATCCGCTTCGATCTCGCCATCATCGCGGCGCTCCTGACCATCGTGGGATACTCCCTCAACGACACCGTCGTCGTCTTCGACCGGGTCCGCGAGAACCTGCGCAAATACAAGAAGCGCCCGCTGAAAGAGGTGCTGAACCTCTCGATCAACGAGACGCTCTCGCGCACGGTCATGACCTCGGTGACGACGCTCCTGGCGCTCTTCTCGCTCTACGTGCTGGGGGGCGATGTGATCCGCGGCTTCGTCTTCGCGATGATCTGGGGCGTGATCGTGGGCACCTATTCCTCGATCTTCGTGGCCTCCGCGATCCTTCTCTATCTCGGCGTGAAGCGCGACTGGTCGAAGCCCGATGCGGGCGCGGGCACGCAATTCGGCGCGGCAGCGGGCGGCACGCAGTTCGGCGGCGCCAACAAGGAAGACTAGCAATGCCCGGATCGCCCCGCCGCGCGCACCCCGCGGGAGGGGCGGCTTGAGCGCTGGGGGGCGCGCCGCAGCGGGGCTCTCCGCGACTGCGCTTTCCGTCACGGGGCTCGGCATAGGCCGTGCGGGCCAGCCACTCCTGAGCGGGGTCACTTTTGATGTGCCCGCCGGCACGGCGCTCTCGCTCCACGGGGCGAACGGGCTGGGCAAGACGACGCTCTTGAGGACACTCGCGGGCCTCTGTCCGCCGCTCGCCGGCACGCTCCGCCATGACCCCGAGACGGTGGCCTATGCCGCCCATGCCGACGGTCTGAAGGCCACGCTCACGGTCGCTGAAACGCTCTCCTTCTGGGCCCGGGTCAACGGCACGGCGCGCGTGCCCGAGGCGCTCGTGGCTTACGGGCTCACGGCGCTGGCCGACCGGCCCGGTGCCGCGCTCTCCGCCGGGCAGCGGCGGCGCTGCGCGCTGGCGCGGCTCGTCGTGAGCGGGCGGCCGATCTGGCTCCTCGACGAGCCCACCGCCGCTCTCGATGCCGAGGGCCAGGGACAGCTCGCCGACGCGCTCGAGGCGCATCTTGCAAAGGGCGGAAGCGCGCTCCTCGTCACCCATGGGACGCCCCCCATCGATTGCCCGCGCCTCGATCTTGGCTCCTTCGCGGCGCGGTCCCCGCGCGCGGGCGCCTTCGCGGAGCCGCTCGAATGATCGCGCTGCTCCTGCGTGATCTGGCGCTGGCGCTGCGCTCGGGCGGGGGCTTCGGTCTCGGGCTCGCGTTCTTTCTGATCGTGATCGTCCTCGTGCCCTTCGCCGTTGGGCCCGAGCGCACGGGGCTGGCCACGATAGCCCCCGGGGTCCTCTGGCTCGCGGCGCTTCTGGCCACGCTGCTGACGCTCGACCGGCTCTTCGCGCTCGATGCCGAGGATGGCAGTCTCGAGCAGCTTGTCCTCGCGCTTCCAGCGGAGGCGATCTTCTTTGCCAAGGCGCTGGCGCATTGGCTCACGACGGGCGCTGTCCTCGCTGTGCTCGGCCCGCCCCTGGGGATCCTCCTGGCGCTGCCACCGGGGGGCATGGTGCCGCTTTTCCTCGCACTGGCCGTTGGCACACCGGCCCTCAGCTTCATCGGGGCCTTCGGCGCGGCGCTCACCGTCTCGGTCAAGCGCGGCGGGCTTCTTCTATCGCTTCTCGTCCTGCCGCTCTACGTGCCGACCCTCATTTTCGGCGCGGAGGTGGCGCGGCGCGGGGCACAGGCGCTGGCCTACGACGCGCCGCTCGCGCTGCTCGGCGCTACGAGCCTCGGCGCGGTGGCGCTTTTGCCTTTCGCGGGCGCTGCGGCATTGCGCGCCTCCCTGCGCTAGGCCTTTTGAACCATGGGCCGAGACGCTAAATCCCTTCCGATGGTCAATCTCTGGCAATACGCCAATCCCCGGAAGTTCATGGGGTGGACCGGGGTCGCGCTGCCGTGGCTCTGGGCGCTGGGCGTGGGGCTCACCCTGCTCGGCGTGGGCTGGGGCTTCTTCTTCACCGGCGACGATTTCCGCATGGGATCGACGGTGAAGATCCTCTACATCCACGTGCCGTCCGCACTAATGGCGATCAACGGCTATTTCCTCATGTTCGCCTGCGCACTGCTTTGGCTCATCCGGCGCCAGCCCGTGAGCGCGCTCGTGGGCCGCGCGGCGGCGCCCGTGGGGCTCGTGATGACGCTCATCGGGCTTCTCACCGGCGCCATCTGGGGCCAGCCCATGTGGGGGACATGGTGGGCCTGGGATCCGCGGCTCACCTCATTTCTCATCCTCGCGCTCTTCTATCTCGGCTACATCGCGCTCTGGGAGGCGATCTCGGATCCCGAGCTTGCCGCCGACCTCACGGCGATGCTGGCCATCGTGGGCTCGGTCTTCGCCGTGCTTTCGCGCTACGCCGCGCGGTTCTGGAACCAGGGGCTCCACCAGGGCACGAGCGTGCCGGTGGCCACGGGCGGGCGCACGATCGACGATACGTTCTTTGTCCCGCTCGCGATCGCCATGGCGGGCTTCTTCTTCCTCTTTCTCGCGCTCACGCTCGTGCGGGCGCGGACGGAGGTGCGGCTGCGCCGGCTCCAGGTGCTCACCGCGCAGGCCTCGGCGTGACGGCGCTCGGGCAATATGCGGGCGAGGTGCTCGCCGCCTACGCAGGCACGCTCGTCCTCCTCGGTGCGATCGTGGGGATCACCGTCGTGCGGGCGCGGCGGGTCAAGCGCCTCCTTGGGGAGGCGGAGGCGCGCGATGGGTAGATGGCTCGCCTTCCTGCCGCCGATCCTTTTCGTGGCGCTGGCAGCGACCTTCTACATCGGGATGCAGCGAGTGGACCCGGACGCGCTGCCCTCCGCGCTCATTGGGCGCGGGGCGCCCGACACGCTGCCGCCGGAGGCGGTGGCTGGTACGGCGCCGCTCGATAGCCTCACCGAAGGGGAGGTGACGCTGGTGAACTTCTGGGCGAGCTGGTGCCCGCCCTGCCGGGCCGAGCATCCGAACCTCCTCGCGATGGAGGCCGAAGGGCTGCGCATCGTGGGCGTGAATTTCCGCGATGATCCCGGAGCCGCAGCGCAGTACCTGCGCGATGATGACAATCCCTTCGCGGCCACGAGCGTGGACCCGTCGGGCCGCGCCTCGCTCGATTGGGGCGTGTCGGCTCCGCCGGAGACCTTCATCCTCGCCCCCGACGGCACCGTGCTCCACCGCTACATCGGCCCCCTCGTGGGCAGCCAGTACGAGCAGCAATTCCTTCCCGTCCTGCGAGAGGCGCTGAATTAGCAGAGCGGACCGGGGCTGTGCCCCAGATCGCGCGTCATTTCCGGAAGCATCCCAAGGGAGCCACCGGTAGGACGTGTCAGCCCGGGCCTATTCGGCGGCCACCGGCTCCTTGGCGAGGTTGCGCAGCACGTAATGCAGCACGCCGCCATTCTCGATATATTCGATCTCAACCCCGGTATCGATCCGGCACTTGAGCTCGATTTCTTCGGTGGTGCCATCCGCGCGCGTGATCGTCGCAGGCACGATCTGGAGCGGTTTGACGCCTTCGAGGCCGGTGATGTCCACCGTCTCGTCGCCCTTGAGGCCGAGCGTCTTGCGGGTGACGCCGTTCGTGAACTCGAAGGGGATGACGCCCATGCCCACGAGGTTAGAGCGGTGGATGCGCTCGAAGCTCTCCGCGATCACGGCCTTCACGCCCAACAGCGCGGTGCCCTTGGCGGCCCAGTCGCGGCTCGATCCCGCGCCGTATTGCTCGCCGCCGAAGACGACGAGCGGGATGCCCTTGTCCTGGTAGGCCATGCAGGCGTCGTAGATCGACATCTGCTCGCCATCCGGGCCCAGCGTATAGCCGCCTTCGACGCCGTCGAGCATCTCGTTTTTGATGCGGATATTGGCGAAGGTGCCGCGCATCATGACCTCGTGATTGCCGCGCCGCGAGCCGTAGGAGTTGAACTCCCGCGGGGCGACCTGGCGCTCGGTGAGGTACTTGCCCGCGGGCGTCGTCTCTTTGAAAGATCCGGCCGGAGAGATGTGGTCCGTCGTGATCATGTCGCCCAGGATCGCCATCACGCGGGCGCCGGTGATGTTCTCGATGGCTTTCGTATCCATCGTCATGCCCTGGAAATAGGGCGGGTTCTGGACGTAGGTGGAGGTGGCGGGCCAGTCATAGGTCTCCTGGTCTGGCACATCCACGCCGCGCCATTTCTCGTCGCCCTTGAAGACGTCGGCGTATTTCTCCTGAAACGCCTCTCGCGTGACGGTTTTCTCCACGAGCTCGGCGATCTCCTGCTGGGAGGGCCAGATATCCTTCAGGTAGACATCCTTGCCGTCCGGCGTCTGCGCGATGGGATCGCGGGCAATGTCGATGTTCATGTCGCCTGCAAGCGCATAAGCCACCACGAGGGGCGGCGACGCGAGGTAGTTGGCGCGTACGTCGGGCGAAATCCGGCCCTCGAAGTTACGGTTGCCGGACAGGACGGAGACGCCCACGAGGTCGCCCTTGGCGATCGCCTCGGAGAATTCCTTCTGGATGGGGCCGGAATTGCCGATGCAGGTGGTGCAGCCATAGCCCACGAGGTTGAAGCCGATGGCGTCGAGG from Pseudomonadota bacterium includes:
- the secF gene encoding protein translocase subunit SecF produces the protein MRLRLVPKETSIDFFSRWKLWFGISALLMVLAFGSYLIQGLNFGIDFRGGTAIRTESTQPVDVGAYRDALQALELGDVSISEVFDPTFGPDENVAQISIQAQEGQESVTAATINAVAEALSAIDPGMQLPFPSVESVGPTVSGELIQTAIIAVLLAIGAVLIYIWLRFEWQFALGAVAALVHDVILTIGIFSELQIRFDLAIIAALLTIVGYSLNDTVVVFDRVRENLRKYKKRPLKEVLNLSINETLSRTVMTSVTTLLALFSLYVLGGDVIRGFVFAMIWGVIVGTYSSIFVASAILLYLGVKRDWSKPDAGAGTQFGAAAGGTQFGGANKED
- a CDS encoding DsbE family thiol:disulfide interchange protein, whose amino-acid sequence is MGRWLAFLPPILFVALAATFYIGMQRVDPDALPSALIGRGAPDTLPPEAVAGTAPLDSLTEGEVTLVNFWASWCPPCRAEHPNLLAMEAEGLRIVGVNFRDDPGAAAQYLRDDDNPFAATSVDPSGRASLDWGVSAPPETFILAPDGTVLHRYIGPLVGSQYEQQFLPVLREALN
- the ccmA gene encoding heme ABC exporter ATP-binding protein CcmA, which codes for MSAGGRAAAGLSATALSVTGLGIGRAGQPLLSGVTFDVPAGTALSLHGANGLGKTTLLRTLAGLCPPLAGTLRHDPETVAYAAHADGLKATLTVAETLSFWARVNGTARVPEALVAYGLTALADRPGAALSAGQRRRCALARLVVSGRPIWLLDEPTAALDAEGQGQLADALEAHLAKGGSALLVTHGTPPIDCPRLDLGSFAARSPRAGAFAEPLE
- a CDS encoding heme exporter protein CcmD; its protein translation is MTALGQYAGEVLAAYAGTLVLLGAIVGITVVRARRVKRLLGEAEARDG
- the ccmC gene encoding heme ABC transporter permease CcmC, which gives rise to MVNLWQYANPRKFMGWTGVALPWLWALGVGLTLLGVGWGFFFTGDDFRMGSTVKILYIHVPSALMAINGYFLMFACALLWLIRRQPVSALVGRAAAPVGLVMTLIGLLTGAIWGQPMWGTWWAWDPRLTSFLILALFYLGYIALWEAISDPELAADLTAMLAIVGSVFAVLSRYAARFWNQGLHQGTSVPVATGGRTIDDTFFVPLAIAMAGFFFLFLALTLVRARTEVRLRRLQVLTAQASA
- the ccmB gene encoding heme exporter protein CcmB; its protein translation is MIALLLRDLALALRSGGGFGLGLAFFLIVIVLVPFAVGPERTGLATIAPGVLWLAALLATLLTLDRLFALDAEDGSLEQLVLALPAEAIFFAKALAHWLTTGAVLAVLGPPLGILLALPPGGMVPLFLALAVGTPALSFIGAFGAALTVSVKRGGLLLSLLVLPLYVPTLIFGAEVARRGAQALAYDAPLALLGATSLGAVALLPFAGAAALRASLR